TCTTTCATAAATAGGTGGTAGCAACACCGACTCAGATTCACAACTGCGACTACCGATGTTACATCCAGTCGCGGACAACATTACAGGTAATGGTTGAATATCGCAATTATGAATCTCTCGTGTTTTTACTTATATCTTACTGGAAGAGCTTTTTGCAATGTTATTTTCCACAAAATAGCAGAAACTGTTATATTCACCGTCCAAGCTTACTGGTTCATAGTCTAAAGATGGTATTGACTGTTGCCAACTAAATCGATACTGTCACGTGTTGTCCACAATAAAGCTTTCGCGGTCATCTTTATCACATTTATCCTCATTATTTTATATGATGGCTAGTTTTTTTTCATTAcccatttttatttattgcagAGACTTGATGAAATAAATCACTATATCCTGCATGTTCAAGGGCAGAATATCACTCTGAATGAAAGTATCTTAGTAACAGAAGGTTTGCATTGTATTCATCTACTTTTTCGAGGGTCGTTTGCAACAGCTTCTATCTTGTTCCTGTGGCCACTAAATCAATACCTTGACGTACAACCTGAGTAGAAATACATCGACTCGTCTATCTGTATGCAGTAGTAGTTACGTTGTTATGAATGGTAACAATGACGTGTGTTTAAATTATATAAATTTGGGAATGAAAGTCATAGTTACTATATATAAATCAGTATAACAATATATTTTCGACATATAGCAAGCCAAAATCACAGCTGTCTTTATAACGAAAGTATACACTTATATTTTGTGTGCTTTACAGAAATACTAAGAAACATGCAACAAATCATGGACGACATCTTTCAAACTACCGCTGAAGACCGACCGGAAGTTGAAAATCACATAACAAAAACATTGTTGACAATGTTCGATGAGCTAGCCATGTTCATACTTAACAAGACTAAGCATGATGATGGTGCCATTGAATTCAAGACAGGCTATTTTTCTTCATCTTGGAAAAGAACTCTTTAGAGAACCTGTGCAATACAACGTTGATGGTCGGAGCTCATAGTGGAATTGAAATTCCTCCACTAATAAATATCTCACCTTATTTGTCACGAAATGTAACAGTCAACAGAATGGTACGTAAACTTCATTAAAGGAGGAGAAATGACAGTGCTTTAAAGTCTTACAATAACTCGTTACGTTGAGACTATGCGCGACAGAATTTGTTGCCGTTAACAATCTCTCACTGCTAAATCCTCTCCcgtgtgtctctctgtctttctgtctgtcagtcGGTCTCTGGCACTCTCGATGTCTTTCTTGTTGCTCTGATAGACAAAATACAGTGACAAAAAGTGGtcacaaaatgaaatgtgtaaaagaCAACAAGTGTCTTTTCTTCATGACTGAAACAGTGGTAATAATATGCTGTGACCAGCTACGTTGTTATGACAAGAGAGAGAAAAATAGACATATAGATagaaatatatcagagataaagGTATAGATAagatgtagatagatagatagataggtagatagatagatagataaagaaagaaagagatgAACATATAGGAATATTTATCGACCTATTGATTGATTGGCTGATTGagtagataaacaaacaaatgaacatgTGCAACTTCTAGTGTAAAAGAGGAGTTATATCACCTTGAGTATGCACTTTCACATCTAAATTGATGATTATCTTCCCGTTAGCTCTAGGAAAGGATATGACTTCTGTGAAATCTAATACAGAAGTTTCATACCAATGTATGCAAAATGATTAACAGTAACAAGAGCAAAAATGAGCAACGTAGGAACAATAGCACGTATATAGTCACAACAGAAATTTGTAAACTGCTATGATTAGACGTAAGAGATTGAAGACCAAGTTCTGATCTTtacgaaaaaacaaaaacaaaacgttTTAGTCAAAGTGCAAAGTAATTAAGCTGCATATAGCGAATTGTTTTTAAACAGTTAAATTATCCACACTAGAATGACATGGTACTGCAAACTTGGATAGAGGTAACAGTCTTGGAATTGACGATTGCATTTAGTTACCATCCTTAAAATGTTTATTGGGATACAACTATTTTAATCGAGCATACTTATGGGGGAAAGTAGTCTGATATTACATATTTCTGTCGCAGCTCTTGTTCATTAGCTTCCTCTCATTATTGCTTTACACGTTATTGTAAGTTTTTCCCAGTAATTCCTAGAAGAAATTTGTGACATCGAACGCAGTACTAGTGTTATAATCAAGCAATACACCACACACCAAAGACTGTATGTCACAGGATCTTTACCAGTTGATATACTGGTTAAAATCAAGGAATTCCATGCTATTATAATAATGCAAAAAAATCGAAATTATGGCGTAAAACGTCGAAAATAGAATTGTTTTCTTTAGCTGATAGCTAGCACGTCTTCAAGCAATCCAATAGTGTAAATATAGCAGTTAATTTTATGTTTGACAACTCAGATGGCAGTATTAGCGCCTACAATAAGATGGTAAGGTATGTTACGCGGTAGAGAATCTCGGGGAGGCACTTGTGATGTTACTTATATCGCGATACAACAGGAGTGTGCATAATGCTGTAAATGTATACTCTCCGGACCCCTAAATTATTATCCATTTCAGTTTATTTGAGTGTTTTAATTATGCTCAGTAACACATTATACAAATGTTTACAATTGTTGAAGAAGTGTGTATGTTAATTAGGCTAGCTTATGCGTAACCGTAGGAATGAAATACGAATCCTGCAAAGTATTGATGTTGATATGAAAGAGATGGCGATTAAGTGTCGACATTTTGATGGTAATTATATGCCCTACTTTCCATCGTTGCCAACGATTAGTTTGCGACAAAATTTGCTAACATTACACCTTATACATAGTTTTTATACTGCCTCAGATACTTCGTATTGGGAGTTTTGTTCACGTAATGACAAACATGACGGACCAATTCACGACGGATATACTAACTCTGTCATTCAGGAATGAAGATGGCGAAGAGATAACAGGTATGTCAgaagaaagaaaatactgttttgtTATAAACCAATCAAGATATTTCTTACAAATAATTAGTAGTTCCATAGACTGACAACACTGTCTTTCCAGACGAAGATTGTATTTGTTATAGATGAAACAATTATTTTGGGAGAATAAAAGCACGCCACACACTTCAATCGTCTTTATAAAATACCGTAAGTTATTTAGcacttaaaattaatgaaaattagaTATTTTGCTTCGTGTACATTTTAGactttacaataaaatattatataaattatttgaaacgcAACAAAACGAAAAATGCACAAAATCGTTACTTAGAAATACGTCTTAAGACGATAAAATATCacactaacattttaaaaacaggCGTATAGCTCTGTTATATTTATCAACAACGGTTTGAGATAGCATACTTCACTTTTTTGTTCACCGGTTATGGTTACTGAACTTTAAAGAGCAACAATGTAATAGTAATGTtaagaaatgtcaaaatatattgattacatttttcACAATGGTCCTGCACCAGCAAAGTCCTATAGGTGGTTATGTGGAAAGCAATTTTCGATGGGAGGCGCCGAAGAAATACACACTAAATCATTATTCATAGTGTTGTTGTCAATGCAATGGTATTACGTTCGAAAACTGCACTCATATCATCTGCTTGTATTGTCTTTAGTTTGTTATCATCTGAAAAACAGTGAAAGTATCTGTATAGGTAACATTTTTTCTAACAACGCTAATCATATCAATCTCTGAAAGATAATAATGCATTCATCACctgaatatttgtaaatttactcTTGAACAAAAAGATGGTTCGAAACCAAATGCAACACTTGTAAAAGTGCACACTCAAGTTTGACCACATAGCGTTTGGTAAACATTAGCGCTTAACTTAgtcttttgaaaattaagtaatCCTAGAGTCACAACTCAAAAATAGCCCCTACATATACACATAATAAGCGCTTAAACTCAATTGAAGAAATATGTCGCTAAGGGAAAACAGTGACATTTTAATAACATCATTGTTTTTAAGCTGAGTTGAAAGAACAAGACTATCCAGTCAATAAGCTTCAATAGTACGTTTAGTCCCACACTTGTGTAATAGAGCGCACAATATGATTGATTTCAGTGCAAAATGCATCGCAGGATATACTGGGCGTATGGCTAGGCAATCGCCATACACCGTCGGGTGAAATTGTGTTAACTGGTCAGTATGTTGAAGCTGACGCCGCTACGCACTACGTCTTTGAGATTACGGTAATTACTTCGATTTATCTTATTCGGTTCCATTTTAATAGCATTTCCCGTTAACAAAGTGTTCTGCCTTACAACTTAAATGTCACAAAGTGATTGCCCGTCCAACTTCTTTTAACTGTTTGTCTGATTTTTCTCTGTATACATACAAGAATATGCACCATCACATGTCTTTAAATGACAACCGCTTTTTGTCAAATCAGCTGTAAGTCCTTTCCTCTTAATGGCTCTCATTATTAACGGTGTTTTGGGTTTTCATTACGGTCATTGCAGCATATATGTTAGttaactttgattttttttgcaattttcagatTTTGAAGCCACACTATGCAATGCAGGTAATGCTTGAAACGTCCTCACCGGTCTATGATAACACCACTGTGTGTGTTTCAACGGAATACCCGGAAATTCAAGTAGCCATGGTGGTTTTCAGTTTTGTCAAGAAGAATCTTTCGACGGCAGTGATGCTAATATCTTCCTTCCGGAAGAAAATATGACCAGGACAGGGAGTTATTTTATTATCTTCGATCTGATATACAGTAGGTGGTATAATTCtatgtaaaaataataattgataattaTAATTTGTCTGTGAAGCACTGATGGAATATCTGAAGATCAACAGCTACAGCATTGACGCTTTCGGAGATCGGATATTGACTATACTTTACCCTTCTCAGAAATAACAAAGTGTGCATTTCGCGAAAGTTATGAATTCTGAACAGCAAATATTGAGGGATTTTGCTTTGAGGTGATTCTCAATTCGaccatatttcaatatttattattGATCCTTCACTGCTAATCGAGAAGCAAGAAACAAAGGGCAATATTTCAAGTTTTAAAATTAAGTTTATTGCATCATTGAGTCTCTCATTCAGCTATCTACACACAATGTATGGTCAGTTTTACTATATGTGAATATCTTTGTTCATTGTTTTTGCTTCAGATGTGGTCcagcatttttttttatttgtcatgttaaataaatatatgtacGAAACAATGTAAAGCGGGTATACTGATACCCATAgttcgattgtcaattttaccATGTGGCATTTAATACACTCGTTCAAATACTTGAAGTGTGCAAAATGGGCaagatttttttgtttatttttcttagGTCATGGTGTAGAATTCATCGTGTCAACCACGCAACATAGATGCAGTTACTCTTTTGACAACGCAAACACCTGGCGAAGTATCGATGCAAAGTAagaatactatatatatatatatatatatatatatatatatatatatatatatatatatatatatatatatatatatatatatatatatatatatatatatatatatattattattattattattattattattatgattattattattattattattattattattatattattattttattattattattattatgacacGAACTGCCCCGGATCGCAACCTGCGTGACATTCAACTGGACGGGTAAGAAATCCTAATTATCCCTGTTCTACGTCATCAAAAGGAATTTTTGTCATGCACCTCGCTGTGTCACTTTCGTGCACAGAACGATCTGTCACGTCCGATGCTCTGCTCTCATGATgtatttacgaaaatttaatgtgaTAAATTCAGTCATTGAAGGCATACTCAACGAACGTTTTTGTAGCTATTCGAAAGAGTAGAATGGGGTGCCGTCGCGGCTAGCCTCCAGTCCATGTGGAACGTTGAACCTGGCGATAAACCCGATAGCGACCCAGTCCATGTGGAACGTTGAAcctggcgataaacccgaaagctGCACCTTAAcgtaatttcaattttacagaGAAGTATTCTATAGAAGgcaaaaaacatcaaatcattcaaccaacaacaataaattgCTTTCGTCACATAAAAATTCCGTGAATACCCGAGCGGAATCGAACCGGCAGCGTATACGTAGCGCTTTAGCGCAGACATCAGCTGGCAGCTATAGCTATAGCCGGAACTCCGCAGTGCAAATTATCGAAAGGCAACAGAACATAGTTTCGTCAAGTGACAAAATTTAAAGGTCTCTACGGGGGATaggtgtcactgcaaacatcaaggTTCGTAAGATATACACATTGACGACCaggatcgggattgacgagtagAAGATTGTACGctcgtgatattttgaaaaccaCAACACCTCCTAGAATAAGAACTACTTTTTCGATCTCGTAGCTACCTCCTcttataaatatatttgaaaatattctaaataactctgttATTGTACTACAATGGCCGTCAGGCTCTAGCGCGGGGAAAACCCGTTACCGATGGCAGACTTCCTATAATTGTTTCGAGATAGCGTAAAACTATGATTGACAAGTTTAAGTTACAGTGCATGTCTGATTGGTTATGATGGCAttcggtgtatcaaaatttcaacttgattggatttatgaatgaaagtaccaagtaaacatttgcatatcTCAAGGGCGatgggccgctttactcatgaAACGAAAGTAATCCCCGGAAATAAAACCCAGATCGCGGCAGTATTTTTGCACTCCTCGTCTATAATTTTGATCAATCTACATCAAACGAAAtgtaagaagactgttcatgtgaaaAATACATAATTCCATGAAATTTTCACTGTTTGTCGTCAAAAAGATAATAATTTCAATTATTATATAAAATTATTATAACTAAcgttctctctctgtctgtctgtctctcataCTTATGCTTTacagtgaaaatgaaaaattatcatttatttcaggtatcTCCCAGGTCCAACATTACATCCACCTTGTGTTTGTGCCCTTTTCTCGCCGCAGATCATTATGATGAGTCAGACGCTTACCAAAGCTCTACAGCGGAACTTGAATAATATTGCCCTGGTTTCTCTACCCTGGGTCACAAAAATACCACATCACAATATTTAACCCAGTTTGCTTTACGCTATGTATCAAAAAAGTTGATCTTGTAACATAATAAATTTGCCTGACGTTTAAGCAGTAAAAAATCATAGGGATTATTGTTTGGTAGTATTTAGTTTAAGAAGTCAACGTTACAGTAGTTTTGTAAACCTTCCAGAATAATCTTGGCTTAACCATAGTGCCACATTCTGCATGAACTAAAATTGGAATACCGTTTGGGAGGCACGTTTCGACAAACCGAAGttgtcattctctgagaaatttttagcatgtaaatgtatttttgtcaaaaattgtcttttgtttcataaatcGAGTGCAACTAGTCTCCTTTTTTCGATCAATTATTCAGCGATGTCGTCATTCTCTTTGAAATGTTGTGTACATTCTCTTTTCAtctcaatttaaaaaaaataaaatgttcaaaaatataataaattcaGCAAAAAATCAATGTCCGTTTTGTTTCATAAACAAGTACAACTATCCTCCTCTTTCCATAGCATTATTCTGTGTGGCTAAGAATACGGTCgaagaaaattttacaaaacttctACCTCTCTATTTATCTAGCGTCGATATATCTTCACATAGGAGACACGGTAGACTTCCCTAAAGAATCTTCAATGGTACAAGTCATGATGAATCACTGATATCTCCAGTATTGTACAAATGATGGCGGCTTAAACAAACACCTGTGTACACACCTGTATGGATATACATGTATTCCAAGTGCATTTAGAACGTAGTTTTGCTTGTACCGAAGTCCATTCGAAAAGAAGGTTTTCttcagtgaaaaaaatgataccgACTACAACTTTACAATTTACTTGCACTTTACAGCAATaatgttgatattttaattCATTCACCGATATGGTATCCtttattttatcaaacaaaGACATAATGCAGGCCTACCAGGCGAGGTGTGTCTGTATTCATATTGTATGTGATGATAAAGACTATTCGTTAAGAGGTAAAGTGTACTAATTTTCATGTCAACGAAATTTTAATGGTTTATTTTAGTACTTGAGACCAAAAGTTGTTAAGATAATAAATGTTATAGTTAGAACAATGTGTCACAAGACCTTAAGTGATATgtgctttctctctctctcacacacacacacacacacacacacacacacacacacacacacacacacacacacacacacaccacgcacacataatatatatatatatatatatatatatatatatatatatatatatatatatatattatatatatatatatatatatatatatatatataatatttacgTTTAAATTTCGAGGAGCGAACTCATCAAATTAAGACGTCAACTCTGCTTGTCGTTCCTGAAGCAATTGTTCATCGACGACATTAAATATTTACAGTGGAGCGCACAATAGTAAATGAATTGGACATTGTATAAGTCCTCCGTTTCCATCATTTACAAAGGTGACAGGAAGTAATCATCCGATAAGTTACCATTTCAAAGTCAGTACAATGTACGTGTTTATATTAAAGGGATGATATGACACCGAAATGTTTCAACGATAAGGGTCTCTTTCTGCAAAAACACCTCGTTGAGTGTTAGCCATCAGTCGGTAATTACGttattctgaattcaatatGGTAACCAAAAAGTATAATATATTGTGCAAAATTATGGCGGGTGAGTATTcgttaagagagagagagagagagagagagagagaggagagagagagagagagagagagagagagagagagagagagagaggactaCTGCAAAGTATAATTAACATATCAACTGTTCATTTCTAAGTCAGTAAAGATAAAAATGTCCAATTCcaagtaaatttacaaataaagtTTTATTTCGTAGTAAATATTAGAAGCAGAGAAGGTAGCATGAGGCACAAGGACACGATAAAATACAAATGCTCAGCTCTACATACCACATCAACCTGTTTCCCCTTTAATAACAACACCAGAGCCAGGATGTCCATGCAGAAACTGAAGCAATCTATATATGAGGATCGATTGCCCATAATGGAATCCAATAACGTGATGGGCTTTCAAGACCACTGTTGCTGTGTGTTGTTTTAAATTTATCCAGATTCTATAGTATACACTATTTACCAGCTGTTATAATCTACTAAAATTTATGTAGAGTGCGCTAAAACTGCTGAACCAAGTTATATTTGCATCAACTGACACAGGGGTGTCGAACAAACGCTCGGGAATGATAGGTCAAATTCTCGATtcatcaatcagtcaatcagtcATAAAAGTAATTTAAAAGTGCACACATTCAAAACATTCATATCGAATCCGCAAGAGGGTGATTAACTCAACGTTAATTTTGTGCTGTCTTAGTCACCACTGTGTTAGCAGAAATGTAGCCCTGCTGCAACGACGCCATTTTGTAAGCTTATCTTTAGACTCAGCTGATAGCAATGTCACTTGAGCGTCGTCGGAGTTGAATATCAGGTTTAAAATTTTGCTGCGAATGTCTTGGTTATCTTAAAAAACAGTATCACGTAGACACTCACAACAACCTTTCTTATCTGTTTGTGTTTACCttactataaaataataatcaAATCCATAGGTCTGCTAATACTGTTTGaggaatattaaatttcaagcgATAGGATATTCTTTAACTACTGACAGAATATAAATGAAAGCTGCATTCACCTTTGATGCGCCGAGACTTAAATTTAGTCGTTTTGTTAAACATAAAGGTCTTGGTCTCCACTATTTGTTATAGATTATTCAAGAGTAGTCCTCATTAGGGAAAAGCAGAGGAGTGTGAGGATTAAATTTCTTCACCTGATGATCCCTTAGACGATAAAAGTAAAACAGATGATTATTTGTATCCATTCCACCTGCGAAGGATCCTGTTTTAAATGCTCTATTGCTAGCTGGTAGGTTAGGGTCGTTCCAAGAACAGAGTCATAATCATATTTATATCTTCTTAATCCACGTAACTCCCTTGTCGTCGCACATGAGAAGATGTGTACGGTAATTCTAATACAGTAAGTTTCTATTTATTTCAATCTGTCTTGGCTCCAAAGGTAAAATAAGAAGGGCAAAGTCATTCTTATGTCCAAAGTTGTCTATAGTTGTATATAGTAGTTCTGTTGTCgatattatttgtaactttgaatTTGACACTTATTTTACCATCGGTAATACTTCTATAGTTACTTTTCCAAAAGTGAATATGATTCGGAATGGTGTTTTAAAGGAATAACGACACATTAATATAAAAGGCAACTAAAACACTACAGAAGGAGGCATTGATAATGAAGAATTGACAAACTTTATTCTAGATTATGGTATTCTGCAATATAATTACATATATATTGAATGCCATTATAGGCAAGGGAATGACCAacattcaaaaattttgttgcgcCAGGTGGTGAAAC
The Ptychodera flava strain L36383 chromosome 3 unlocalized genomic scaffold, AS_Pfla_20210202 Scaffold_25__1_contigs__length_14229661_pilon, whole genome shotgun sequence DNA segment above includes these coding regions:
- the LOC139125334 gene encoding uncharacterized protein, with amino-acid sequence MVGAHSGIEIPPLINISPYLSRNVTVNRMILRIGSFVHVMTNMTDQFTTDILTLSFRNEDGEEITVQNASQDILGVWLGNRHTPSGEIVLTGQYVEADAATHYVFEITILKPHYAMQVMLETSSPVYDNTTVCVSTEYPEIQVAMVVFSFVKKNLSTAVMLISSFRKKI